The Aeromonas veronii genome includes the window GCCGCGAGCGCCGGGCCCGCCTTGCGGGTGATCATGGCGATGGGGAAGTTCCAGGGGGTGATGGCGGCGACCACGCCCACCGGCTGCTTGATGGTGGCCAGGCGTCTGTCCCCGGAGAAACCGGGGATGGTGCGACCATAGGCGCGCTTGCCCTCTTCCGCGAACCACTGGATGAAGCTGGCGCCGTAGGCGACCTCGCCCTTGGCCTCGGCCAGCGGTTTGCCCTGCTCGGCGGTCATGAGGTGGGCGAGCTCGTCCTGATTGGCCATGATGAGCTCGAACCAGGCATATAGCCTGGCACTGCGTTCCTTGGCGGTGAGGGCCGCCCAGGGGGCCTGCGCCTGATGCGCCGCCTCGATGGCACGGCGGGTATCCGCTTCGTTCATGTCCGGCACCCGGGTGATGAGCTGACCGTTGGCCGGGTTCAGCACCTCGAACTGGCGACCATCTTGGGCCTCGCACCAGCGGCCACCTATATAGGCAAGAGACTTGAGCAAGGGCTGAACGGGTTGTGATGCTGACATAAGAAGCCTCGATTGTGGGTTCAGGTGGCCGACTTGTCCCAGGTGCCACCGTATAGAATAATAAGCACACAACGACCATAAATTGAGCCGAAATGTTTTTCAAGTGTTAAATATATTTGAGTAAATCGGACGTGACATGCTAGAAATGGAGCTGTCAGGACGATTCTACCGGTTTTTATCGAAACGGCTGTGCAAAATAATGAACAGTTTGGCCTGTGAAGGATAACGAACACTGGGACGGAGTTGGTCCACTATTTTAACCAGGTAACAGCGCACTCGATCGGCACACAGGGAGGTGGGCGATGCAGCAGTCACACGGAGAGGCCAGATGGCAGGCCATGACGGACAATCCCCTTGCCCCGCAAGACGCAGAAACTGGGCACGACAAGCGGGTCGAGGAAAGAGGGGAGCCGAGCATGGGAGAGCGGCTCGCCGCCACCCGTCGCCGGCTCGGGCTTTCCCAGCGGCGGGCCGCCGAGCTGAGCGGCCTGACCCACGGCGCCATCTGCATGATAGAGCAGAACAAGGTGAGCCCCTCGGTGGCTTCCCTGCAAAAGCTGCTGAGTGTCTATGAGCTGCCCCTGTCGCGCTTTTTCGCCGAAGAGGAAGGACGCAGCCCGAGCGTGGTGATCAAGCCTGATCAGCTCATCGAACTGGGCAGCCAGGGGGTCTCCATGAGGCTGGTGCACAACGGCAACAACCGGCGGCAACTCGGTTTCATGCTGGAGACCTATGCCCCGGGCACGGGCACCGGGGGGCAGGTCAAGCATCTGGGGGAGGAGGTGGGAACCGTGCTGGAAGGGTCGGTGGTCCTGACCCTGGGCGGGCAGAGCTACAGCCTCAGCGCCGGAGACAGTTACGTCATCGACACCGGCGAGCCCCACAGTTTCAGCAACCCGTCTGGGGAGACCTGTCGCATCGTCAGCGCCCATACCCCGGCCAGTTTTTAATGTTTTGATACCTCTGATTTGGAAAAGAACCGGTAAGGAAGCAAGGATCATGACCGAACATGTAAACAGTTACTACGCCGCCAGTGCCAATCAACATGCCCCCTATCCGACCCTGACCGAGCAGCTCGAGTGCGATGTCTGCATCATAGGCGCGGGTTACACCGGCCTCTCCAGCGCGTTGCACCTGGTGGAGAAGGGCTATTCGGTGGTGGTGCTGGAGGCGGCCCGTGTCGGTTTTGGCGCCAGCGGTCGCAACGGCGGCCAGATAGTCAACTCCTACAGCCGTGACATCGACACCATAGAAGCGAATTGCCCGCCGGATCAGGCGAAGCTGCTCGGCTCCATGCTGTTTGAGGGGGGTGACATCATCCGCGAGCGGATCAAGCGCTACAACATCCAGTGCGATCTGCAGCAGGGGGGGGTCTTCGTCGCCGAGAGCGAGAAGCAGCTTCATGAGCTCAAGGCCCAGCACGATCGCTGGCAGCGGTGGGGCAACGAGGAGCTGACGCTGCTCGATGCAGAGGGGGTGCGCGAGGTGGTGGCGAGCGATCGCTACGTCGGTGGCCTGCTCGACAAGCGGGGCGGCCATATCCACCCCCTCAATCTGGCGCTGGGGGAGGCGGAAGCCATTCGCATCCAGGGGGGCAAGATTTTCGAGCAATCCGCCGTGACGGCCATTACCCCGGGCCAGCCCGCTCTGGTGAAGACCGCCAAGGGGGCGGTGAAGGCGCGCTTCGTGGTGGTGGCGGGCAATGCCTACCTCGGCAACCTGGTGCCCGAACTGGCGGGCAAGAGCATGCCCTGCGGCACCCAGGTGATCGCCACCGAGGTGCTGGGGGAGGAACGGGCCCGCTCCCTGTTACCGCAAAACTACTGCCTGGAGGATTGCAACTACCTGCTCGACTACTATCGCACCACCGGTGATCACCGCCTGCTGTACGGCGGCGGCGTGGTCTACGGGGCGCGGGATCCGGCGGACATTGAGCGGCTGATCATCCCCAAGATGCTCAAGACCTTCCCTCAGCTCGCGGACGTCAAGGTGGAGTACACCTGGACCGGCAACTTCCTGCTGACCCTGTCACGCCTGCCCCAGTTCGGCCGTATCGGCCACAACATCTACTACATGCAGGGTTACAGCGGTCACGGTGTGACCTGTACCCATCTGGCGGGCAAGTTGCTCTCCGAGGTGTTGAGTGGTCAGGCGGAGCGGTTCGATGCTTTTGCCAAGCTCCCTCACTACCCCTTCCCGGGAGGGCGCCTGTTCCGCATCCCCTTCACCGCGGCCGGTGCCGCCTGGTATACCCTGCGGGATCGCTTGGGGGTTTAAGGCGGGAGGGTATGATTGGCTGATTGGCTGATTGGCTGATTGGCTGATTGGCTGATTGGCTGATTGGCTGATTGGCTGATTGGCTGATTGGCTGGGCACTCCTGGAAACTGGAGTCCAGCTGGCGGCAATCGATGCTGGGCGACGGGGAATGGTTGAATTGACAATGTGTTTTCAACGAGTTCCATGCCTTGAGCGGTCTGTGCTGAGGGAGATTGAACTCCCGCTGGCGCGGAATGCATCTTGCTGTAGATTGAGGTCGCTCAGGGATAATTTGTATAGATAGTCAGAGGGAGGCGATATGCCTCCCTCTCTGTTTTGACCTGTTTGTCGAGCGCCATAGGGGTTGTTGGCAGGCTCGACAGCTTGGTGGTGACTGAGCACTGGTCGCTGCCTATCAGAAACGATAGGGGAAGCGCAGTCCAATGCTGTAGTCCGGTGCGTCCGTGGTGAGACCGGCAGACCAGTTCACCGCCATGGAGAGGTTGTCGGTGATGGCCCAGGTCGAGCCCATGCCGAAGCTGGCGGCATTGGCATCGGTCCCCGTAACTTTTTCCATGTCGAAGCCTTCGCTGCCCTGCTCGGATTCCCGCGTGATGCGTTGATTGATGTTGAAAGAGAGGCTGAAGCGCTCGTTCAGTGCAAAGGCGACCCCGAGTCCGTATTCATACCAGTCGCCGAGCTGGATGTTGCCAGGTTGGTTGCCCGGCAGATAGGAGATGTCGTCAAAGTCTTGCTTGAGGCTATGACCGTAATTGAAGTTGGCAAACAGGATGGCGGGATCCAGCGTTCTGACCAGAGAGAAACCCGTGGACAGTTCCCAGAGTCCGTTACCGGTGGCGAGCTCTTTGGGCGTATTGAGGTTGCCCGATGCCGAGGTGTTGAATTCAATCCCGTAGGGATCCTTGCCCGTGGGGGCCTTGGCTCTCAAGTTCCACACCAGATCCGGCCAGTTTTCATCCTCGGCCAGGACGCGATAATAGACGGCCATGCTGAGATCGCCGAGGCCACCATCACTCACGCTCTGTTCCTCAAAGTCCCGGCTGGAGTTCTCCTTGCCGGTGCTTTGATAGTTGGTGTTGCGATACAGATAGGGGATGGCGAGCTCCAACTGCCAGCGATCGTTGAGGGTGTAGCGGGTAACGAGATCCGCGGTCCATTGATCGGAGCGTACCCTGTCCAGATTGATCTCCCCGAGGAAGATGGCATCCAGCGCCAGGAAGCCACGCAAGGCGAGATCCTTGCGATTGTAATGCTGGTAGGAGAGGCCGAAATCCAGAGTCAAGGCCCGGTCGAAGACGTTGTGCTGCTCCAGCATCAGGTCTTCGGTACTGCGGCCTGCTTCCGGGGTGCGGCGAGTCGCCGAATCTTGTGGGGCGGTGGCTGCGGTGGCTGCGGTGGCGCCAGCGACAGTGCCTGTGGCGGCTGCCGTGGTGTTCGTGGCGCCGGCAGCCTTGACCGCTTCCAGTCGGGCCTGTAACTGATGGAGTGCCTGATTCTGCTGGATCAGTTGCTGACGCAACTGGTCCAGCTGTTGTTGTAGGGCTTCCTCCTCTGCGGTTGCGCCCCAGCAGGTGATTGGGGCCAGCGCAAGCAACAGCACGGTAGACTGTTTCATCGCATCACATCCTTGTTGTTTATTGTCCTTCTATTACACAAGTCCACTGGATGCATCAGGGCTAACGGGAGAGCCAGATCCTGGTCTGATTCAGCGTTTGAAAACCATCACCCTTGACTCGGTTGAGTTGCAACAGGCCTCGGCTGAAGTCGGTCCCTCTCAGGCTCTGTTCCAATTGGACTCGTCCATCGGACGAGTTTAGCTGCAGCCCTGCATAATTGCCGGAAACCCGATAACTGGAGGTGCCCAGACTGCCTTGGCTCTCGTAACTGCCGATCGCGACGGTTTGCCCTGTCATGACGGGGGCTGTCAGTGCAATACCGGCCTGGTTGACTGAGCTGTTACCGGCCCCTTCCAATTGCATCACCTGCACCAGTCCCGAGCCCTGGATGGGGGCGTTCTCGGGGGTGCTGGTTACCGTCTTGACGTCATCCTTGATCCGGATGTCGAGCTTGGGTTGATTCTGCACCACACTCAGGGCCAGATTCATGGCTGCCGTCTGCTGGGCCTGGGCCGTGGTCAGGGTCGAAATGAATTCGATGCCGAAATAGCTGATCCCGCGAGGGGTGACGTAGCGACCCCGCTGACTGGCCAGCTCGCCGTCTGCCATCTCGGGCGCGAACTGATCTGACAGCAGCGCCAATGGGTCAGAGGCAGCCATGAGTGGGCAGGCAACACCACCTAGGCTACAGATGAGGCATAGAGCGGGTCGGGTGTTCATGTTGACCTCACATTAGCTCTTTGGACTGGAAACCGAATTCCAGCAAGGATGTTTCGTTGAGGGGGGCAAAAAGTCCATCCTTGCCCCTGACAGAAAGTGGCGGGGCTGGATTGGCCAGGGGGGCATCCGCACGGTAACCGGAGCCGATGACGGCCAAGAGGATCCCGTTCCAGCTATCTTTGAATTCTTTGAACGTGATGACACGATTGCCGAGGGCTGGATCGGCCAGGTAGACGCGATCATGTCGGTCGATGGCGCGCAGCACGGCGAAGTGCTGATAGCCACGAATATTGAGCAGCACTATGGTGGGCACTCTCACTTCACGCAGTTTGGCATCACTCAGGCGATAGCCTCGGGCGCGCATGCCGAGCATCTGCACATACTGCTTCATGTCGAGCATGGAAAAACCGTAGCGTTTGACCAGCGCCGGGTCGGCCATGGCCATCATGCCATCCATCACCCAACGTTCGTTGGTTGCCTGACCGTAGGAGTAACGCAATATGGTGGCGACGGCGGCAGCGCCGCAGCTGAAATCCGTATGCTGGCGCTCGATATTTGCGTACTTGCGCTCCAGCAGGCTCTGTACTGGTTTGTTGAGATCCCCCAATCCCGAGAGGTGCTCTCCCATGGGCAGGGTGGCGGTCCAGGCCGTGGGGCAAAACAGCAACAGCAGTAGCCAGCGCATCTGTCTCTCCTTAATCCCTGGAAAAAAGGGGGCATCAAGGCCCCCACACAGTGTGTTATTTGGCAAATCCGGCAGCCAGCGAGAGATTGTTCGCTTGCAGGTTGTTGCTGCCAGAAGAGACGTTCACCCCGATGTTACCCACGGCGCCGTTGAAGGAGCCGCCATCGATAGTGGCGTGGTTGAAGGTCTCACGACTGGTGTAGGTATTGACCACAGGGATGTAGCCGGTGGCATAACCACTGAGCTTGATATCCCCCTCTTCCTTGAACTCGAACTTGCCGTCGTTTTTACCTTCATTGTCGTAGTCGATGTGGCCCCACATATTGCCACCACCCGGGTGATCCCCACTTTGCCAGATTTCCGGATAGACATCGTTGGACTGCTTGCTGGTGCCCTTGTAGTCACCATCAGCCTTGAGCTTGAGGTAGATCGGGTTGTAGTCCACGGTCTTGGTG containing:
- a CDS encoding transporter, whose product is MKQSTVLLLALAPITCWGATAEEEALQQQLDQLRQQLIQQNQALHQLQARLEAVKAAGATNTTAAATGTVAGATAATAATAPQDSATRRTPEAGRSTEDLMLEQHNVFDRALTLDFGLSYQHYNRKDLALRGFLALDAIFLGEINLDRVRSDQWTADLVTRYTLNDRWQLELAIPYLYRNTNYQSTGKENSSRDFEEQSVSDGGLGDLSMAVYYRVLAEDENWPDLVWNLRAKAPTGKDPYGIEFNTSASGNLNTPKELATGNGLWELSTGFSLVRTLDPAILFANFNYGHSLKQDFDDISYLPGNQPGNIQLGDWYEYGLGVAFALNERFSLSFNINQRITRESEQGSEGFDMEKVTGTDANAASFGMGSTWAITDNLSMAVNWSAGLTTDAPDYSIGLRFPYRF
- the puuR gene encoding HTH-type transcriptional regulator PuuR; amino-acid sequence: MQQSHGEARWQAMTDNPLAPQDAETGHDKRVEERGEPSMGERLAATRRRLGLSQRRAAELSGLTHGAICMIEQNKVSPSVASLQKLLSVYELPLSRFFAEEEGRSPSVVIKPDQLIELGSQGVSMRLVHNGNNRRQLGFMLETYAPGTGTGGQVKHLGEEVGTVLEGSVVLTLGGQSYSLSAGDSYVIDTGEPHSFSNPSGETCRIVSAHTPASF
- a CDS encoding C39 family peptidase produces the protein MRWLLLLLFCPTAWTATLPMGEHLSGLGDLNKPVQSLLERKYANIERQHTDFSCGAAAVATILRYSYGQATNERWVMDGMMAMADPALVKRYGFSMLDMKQYVQMLGMRARGYRLSDAKLREVRVPTIVLLNIRGYQHFAVLRAIDRHDRVYLADPALGNRVITFKEFKDSWNGILLAVIGSGYRADAPLANPAPPLSVRGKDGLFAPLNETSLLEFGFQSKELM
- a CDS encoding NAD(P)/FAD-dependent oxidoreductase, which produces MTEHVNSYYAASANQHAPYPTLTEQLECDVCIIGAGYTGLSSALHLVEKGYSVVVLEAARVGFGASGRNGGQIVNSYSRDIDTIEANCPPDQAKLLGSMLFEGGDIIRERIKRYNIQCDLQQGGVFVAESEKQLHELKAQHDRWQRWGNEELTLLDAEGVREVVASDRYVGGLLDKRGGHIHPLNLALGEAEAIRIQGGKIFEQSAVTAITPGQPALVKTAKGAVKARFVVVAGNAYLGNLVPELAGKSMPCGTQVIATEVLGEERARSLLPQNYCLEDCNYLLDYYRTTGDHRLLYGGGVVYGARDPADIERLIIPKMLKTFPQLADVKVEYTWTGNFLLTLSRLPQFGRIGHNIYYMQGYSGHGVTCTHLAGKLLSEVLSGQAERFDAFAKLPHYPFPGGRLFRIPFTAAGAAWYTLRDRLGV